From a region of the Streptomyces sp. NBC_01454 genome:
- a CDS encoding peroxiredoxin, whose product MLTVGDKFPEFDLTACVSLEQGQEFEQINHKTYEGKWKIVFAWPKDFTFVCPTEIAAFGKLNDEFADRDAQVLGFSGDSEFVHHAWRKDHPDLTDLPFPMLADSKHELMRDLGIEGEDGFAQRAVFIVDQNNEIQFTMVTAGSVGRNPKEVLRVLDALQTDELCPCNWSKGDETLDPVALLSGE is encoded by the coding sequence GTGCTCACTGTCGGTGACAAGTTCCCCGAGTTCGACCTGACCGCCTGCGTTTCGCTGGAGCAGGGCCAGGAGTTCGAGCAGATCAACCACAAGACCTACGAGGGCAAGTGGAAGATCGTCTTTGCGTGGCCCAAGGACTTCACCTTCGTGTGCCCCACCGAGATCGCCGCCTTCGGCAAGCTGAACGACGAGTTCGCCGACCGTGACGCCCAGGTCCTCGGCTTCTCCGGCGACTCCGAGTTCGTGCACCACGCCTGGCGCAAGGACCACCCGGACCTGACCGACCTGCCCTTCCCCATGCTCGCCGACTCCAAGCACGAGCTCATGCGCGACCTGGGCATCGAGGGCGAGGACGGCTTCGCGCAGCGCGCCGTCTTCATCGTCGACCAGAACAACGAGATCCAGTTCACCATGGTGACCGCCGGTTCCGTCGGCCGTAACCCCAAGGAGGTCCTCCGGGTCCTCGACGCGCTGCAGACCGACGAGCTGTGCCCCTGCAACTGGTCCAAGGGCGACGAGACCCTCGACCCGGTCGCGCTGCTCTCGGGCGAGTGA
- a CDS encoding PhoH family protein: protein MVNSKQRRDNDRRTYVLDTSVLLADPGAMSRFDEHEVVLPVVVVTELEAKRHHPELGYFARQALRLLDGYRVQFGRLDAPIPIGDLGGSLRVELNHSDPGILPAGFRLGDNDSRILAVARNLQAEGHDVTVVSKDLPLRIKASSVGLVAEEYRAELAITDSGWTGMAELTISAEQVDELFAAEIAEVPEVSELPVHTGLVLQSERGKALGRVTAEGGVRLVRGDREAFGIHGRSAEQRIALDLLLDPDVGIVSMGGRAGTGKSALALCAGLEAVLERRQHRKVMVFRPLYAVGGQELGYLPGSEAEKMSPWAQAVFDTLSAVTSKEVIEEVVGRGMLEVLPLTHIRGRSLHDAFVIVDEAQSLERNVLLTVLSRIGANSRVVLTHDVAQRDNLRVGRYDGVVAVVEKLKGHPLFAHVTLNRSERSPIAALVTEMLEDGRI, encoded by the coding sequence GTGGTGAACAGCAAACAGCGCCGTGACAACGACCGGCGCACCTATGTTCTCGACACCAGTGTCCTGCTGGCGGATCCAGGCGCCATGTCCCGCTTCGACGAGCACGAGGTCGTGCTGCCGGTCGTCGTGGTCACGGAACTGGAAGCCAAGAGGCACCATCCGGAGCTCGGCTACTTCGCCCGGCAGGCGCTGCGTCTGCTGGACGGGTACCGGGTGCAGTTCGGGAGGCTGGATGCGCCCATCCCCATCGGAGACCTCGGCGGGTCGCTCCGGGTCGAGCTGAACCACTCCGATCCCGGGATCCTGCCCGCGGGCTTCCGGCTCGGGGACAACGACTCGCGGATCCTCGCGGTGGCGCGCAATCTGCAGGCCGAGGGGCATGACGTCACGGTCGTCTCCAAGGATCTGCCGCTGCGCATCAAGGCGTCCTCGGTCGGGCTGGTGGCCGAGGAGTACCGCGCCGAGCTCGCGATCACCGACTCCGGCTGGACGGGGATGGCCGAGCTGACCATCTCCGCGGAACAGGTCGATGAGCTGTTCGCCGCGGAGATCGCCGAGGTGCCGGAAGTGTCCGAACTGCCGGTGCATACCGGACTTGTGCTGCAGTCCGAGCGCGGCAAGGCGCTCGGGCGGGTCACCGCGGAGGGCGGGGTCCGCCTCGTGCGGGGCGACCGGGAGGCCTTCGGCATCCACGGCCGCAGCGCCGAGCAGCGGATCGCGCTGGATCTGCTGCTCGACCCGGACGTCGGCATCGTCTCGATGGGCGGGCGGGCCGGTACCGGCAAGTCGGCGCTGGCGCTGTGCGCGGGCCTGGAGGCCGTTCTGGAGCGCCGGCAGCACCGCAAGGTGATGGTGTTCCGTCCGCTGTACGCCGTCGGCGGGCAGGAGCTGGGCTATCTGCCGGGCAGCGAGGCGGAGAAGATGAGCCCCTGGGCTCAGGCCGTCTTCGACACGCTGTCCGCGGTGACCAGCAAGGAGGTCATCGAAGAGGTGGTGGGACGCGGCATGTTGGAGGTGCTGCCGCTGACCCATATCCGCGGGCGGTCGCTGCATGACGCGTTCGTCATCGTGGACGAGGCCCAGTCGCTGGAGCGGAACGTCCTTTTGACGGTTCTGTCCCGTATCGGGGCCAACTCCCGGGTGGTACTGACCCATGACGTCGCCCAGCGCGACAACCTCCGGGTCGGGCGGTACGACGGCGTGGTCGCGGTGGTCGAGAAGCTGAAGGGGCATCCGCTGTTCGCGCACGTCACGCTGAACCGCTCGGAGCGTTCGCCGATCGCGGCGCTGGTGACCGAAATGCTGGAGGACGGCAGGATCTGA
- a CDS encoding alkyl hydroperoxide reductase, whose amino-acid sequence MALDELKSAVPDYAKDLKLNLGSVIGNSDLPQQQLWGTVLACAIASRSPKVLRELEPEAKANLSAEAYAAAKSAAAIMAMNNVFYRTRHLLSDPEYGNLRAGLRMNVIGNPGVDKVDFELWSLAVSAINGCGMCLDSHEQVLRKAGVDRETIQEAVKIASVLQAVGATLDAEAALAE is encoded by the coding sequence ATGGCTCTCGACGAACTGAAGTCCGCCGTACCGGACTACGCCAAGGACCTGAAGCTGAACCTCGGCTCGGTCATCGGCAACAGCGACCTTCCGCAGCAGCAGCTGTGGGGCACCGTGCTGGCCTGCGCGATCGCTTCGCGCTCGCCGAAGGTGCTGCGCGAGCTGGAGCCGGAGGCGAAGGCGAACCTCTCCGCCGAGGCGTACGCCGCCGCCAAGTCGGCGGCCGCCATCATGGCGATGAACAACGTCTTCTACCGGACCCGACACCTGCTGTCGGACCCGGAGTACGGCAACCTGCGCGCCGGTCTGCGGATGAACGTCATCGGCAACCCGGGCGTGGACAAGGTCGACTTCGAGCTGTGGTCGCTGGCCGTCTCGGCCATCAACGGCTGCGGTATGTGCCTGGACTCGCACGAGCAGGTGCTCCGCAAGGCCGGTGTGGACCGCGAGACGATCCAGGAGGCCGTGAAGATCGCGTCCGTCCTGCAGGCCGTCGGCGCCACCCTCGACGCCGAGGCCGCGCTCGCCGAGTAA
- a CDS encoding AI-2E family transporter encodes MSRLPQWVGGLGAGLTRLSQRMEQQRRRAEAMGVPPGGSLSDSLGDADDPEELRRAGQADAPAADGPADTSAVRDGALGTLTVPRTHLPEATDGVPHPATELAPSSLPPAPPETVPPPPSYAPAVAAPPDPVDAVPWGVRVAAEAGWRLLVLAATLWVLARVITTIELVVLAFIAAALITALLQPTVAWLRQRGLPRGPATALTFIGGFVIMGLVGWFVVWQVQDNIDSVSSRIQEGITELKGWLLKSPFHVTESQINHIAKNLQDAIGANTEAITSAGLEGVTVVLEVFTGILLAMFTTLFLLYDGRRIWNWLLKLVPSAAREGVAGAGPRAWRTLTAYVRGTVVVALIDAIFIGIGLYFLNVPLAVPLAVFIFLFAFIPLIGAVVSGALACVIALVANGVFTALMVLAVVLAVQQIEGHVLQPFILGRAVRVHPLAVILSVAAGGLIAGIGGAVVAVPLVAVTNTVVGYLRSYSREQALRMSVAPRGATALALAPTPPPAPAPQPSGEERE; translated from the coding sequence ATGTCCAGATTGCCTCAGTGGGTCGGTGGCCTCGGCGCCGGTCTGACACGGCTCTCGCAGCGGATGGAGCAGCAGCGCCGCCGTGCGGAGGCCATGGGGGTCCCCCCTGGCGGGAGCTTGTCGGACTCCTTGGGGGACGCCGACGACCCGGAAGAGCTGAGGCGTGCCGGGCAGGCGGACGCCCCCGCGGCCGACGGCCCGGCGGACACCTCGGCGGTGCGCGACGGCGCGTTGGGCACGCTCACCGTGCCCCGTACGCACCTGCCGGAAGCGACGGACGGGGTGCCGCACCCCGCGACCGAGCTCGCACCGTCGTCCCTGCCGCCCGCGCCGCCGGAGACCGTTCCCCCGCCGCCCTCCTACGCCCCGGCCGTCGCGGCGCCTCCCGATCCGGTCGACGCGGTGCCGTGGGGCGTACGGGTCGCCGCCGAGGCGGGCTGGCGGCTGCTGGTGCTGGCCGCCACCCTCTGGGTGCTGGCGCGGGTCATCACCACCATCGAACTGGTCGTGCTGGCCTTCATCGCGGCGGCGCTGATCACCGCGCTGCTGCAGCCCACGGTGGCCTGGCTGCGCCAGCGCGGGCTGCCGCGCGGGCCGGCCACCGCGCTGACCTTCATCGGCGGGTTCGTCATCATGGGCCTGGTCGGATGGTTTGTGGTCTGGCAGGTCCAGGACAACATCGACTCGGTGTCCAGCCGCATCCAGGAGGGCATCACCGAGCTCAAGGGCTGGCTGCTGAAGAGCCCGTTCCATGTGACCGAGTCCCAGATCAACCACATCGCCAAGAATCTCCAGGACGCGATCGGCGCCAACACCGAGGCGATCACCTCGGCCGGCCTGGAGGGCGTCACCGTCGTCCTGGAGGTGTTCACCGGCATCCTGCTGGCGATGTTCACCACGCTCTTCCTGCTCTACGACGGCCGCCGGATCTGGAACTGGCTGCTCAAGCTGGTCCCGAGCGCGGCCCGGGAGGGCGTGGCGGGCGCCGGGCCGCGGGCCTGGCGGACGCTGACCGCCTATGTGCGCGGCACGGTCGTCGTCGCCCTGATCGACGCCATCTTCATCGGCATCGGCCTCTACTTCCTCAATGTGCCGCTGGCCGTGCCGCTGGCCGTCTTCATCTTCCTGTTCGCGTTCATCCCGCTGATCGGCGCGGTGGTCTCGGGGGCGCTGGCGTGTGTGATCGCCCTGGTCGCGAACGGGGTGTTCACGGCGCTGATGGTGCTGGCGGTCGTGCTGGCCGTCCAGCAGATCGAGGGCCATGTCCTGCAGCCGTTCATCCTGGGCCGGGCGGTGCGGGTCCATCCGCTGGCGGTGATCCTCTCGGTCGCCGCGGGCGGGCTGATCGCGGGCATCGGCGGTGCGGTCGTCGCGGTCCCGCTGGTGGCGGTCACCAACACGGTGGTCGGCTACCTCCGTTCCTACTCCAGGGAGCAGGCGCTGCGGATGTCGGTGGCCCCGCGCGGCGCCACGGCGCTGGCCCTCGCCCCGACCCCGCCGCCGGCGCCCGCGCCGCAACCCTCCGGGGAGGAGCGGGAGTAG
- a CDS encoding isoprenyl transferase: MRIPYPPALRNLVYRLYARRVEGRLDHTQVPQHIGVILDGNRRWARADGRTTEQGHQAGADKIGELLGWCEETGVGVVTLWLLSTDNLDRPEAELRPLLGIIENTVRGLAADGRWRVHHVGNRDLLPTATQRVLKESEQATADNKGVMVNVAVGYGGRQEIADAVRSLLLEHAERGTSFEQLAEIVDIDLISEHLYTRGQPDPDLVIRTSGEQRLSGFMLWQSAHSEYYFCEVFWPAFRKVDFLRALRDYAARHRRYGF; the protein is encoded by the coding sequence ATGCGCATCCCTTATCCGCCCGCACTGCGCAATCTGGTCTACCGGCTGTATGCGCGCAGGGTGGAGGGCCGCCTGGATCACACCCAGGTGCCCCAGCACATCGGCGTCATCCTGGACGGCAACCGGCGCTGGGCGCGGGCCGACGGGCGCACGACAGAGCAGGGCCACCAGGCGGGCGCGGACAAGATCGGTGAGCTGCTCGGCTGGTGCGAGGAGACCGGCGTCGGGGTCGTCACGCTCTGGCTGCTGTCGACGGACAATCTCGACCGGCCCGAGGCCGAGCTGAGGCCGCTGCTGGGCATCATCGAGAACACCGTCCGCGGTCTGGCCGCCGACGGCCGCTGGCGGGTGCATCACGTCGGCAACCGCGATCTGCTGCCCACCGCCACCCAGCGGGTGCTCAAGGAGTCCGAGCAGGCCACCGCGGACAACAAGGGCGTCATGGTGAACGTCGCGGTCGGGTACGGCGGCCGGCAGGAGATCGCCGACGCGGTGCGCTCGCTGCTGCTGGAACACGCCGAGCGCGGCACCTCCTTCGAGCAGCTCGCCGAGATCGTCGACATCGACCTGATCTCCGAGCACCTCTACACCCGCGGCCAGCCCGACCCGGACCTGGTGATCCGTACCAGCGGTGAGCAGCGGCTGTCGGGCTTCATGCTGTGGCAGAGCGCCCATTCGGAGTACTACTTCTGCGAGGTCTTCTGGCCGGCGTTCCGGAAGGTCGACTTCCTGCGGGCGCTGCGCGACTACGCCGCCCGGCACCGCCGCTACGGCTTCTAG
- the mgrA gene encoding L-glyceraldehyde 3-phosphate reductase, translating to MTGTDYHAADSRYDSMKYRRTGRSGLKLPAISLGLWHNFGDDRTLSSQRAILRRAFDLGVTHFDLANNYGPPAGSAELNFGKIFAQDFRRYRDEMILSTKAGYLMHPGPYGEWGSRKYLLSSLDASLRRMGVDYVDIFYSHRFDPDTPLEETMGALASAVQQGKALYAGISSYNAEQTRNAAGILRAMGVPALIHQPSYSMINRWTEDDLLLDTLEAEGMGCISFAPLAQGLLTDTYLHGIPEGSRAAQGKSLDPGLLSDEVVRRLRGLNDIAARRGQSLAQLALRWVLRDGRMTSALIGASSVAQLEANIAALDAPGITDAELAEIDEFARTTDGVNIWARR from the coding sequence ATGACTGGCACCGACTACCACGCTGCGGATTCCCGCTACGACTCGATGAAGTACCGGCGAACAGGTCGCAGTGGACTCAAACTCCCGGCTATCTCCCTTGGACTCTGGCACAACTTCGGTGACGACCGCACCCTGAGCTCCCAGCGCGCCATCCTGCGCCGCGCCTTCGACCTGGGCGTCACCCACTTCGATCTGGCCAACAACTACGGTCCGCCGGCCGGGTCCGCCGAGCTGAACTTCGGAAAGATCTTCGCGCAGGACTTCCGCCGCTACCGCGACGAGATGATTCTCTCGACGAAGGCCGGATATCTGATGCATCCGGGTCCGTACGGCGAATGGGGTTCGCGGAAATATCTCCTCTCGTCGCTGGATGCGTCGCTGCGGCGGATGGGCGTCGATTACGTCGATATCTTCTACTCGCACCGCTTCGATCCCGACACTCCGCTCGAGGAGACGATGGGTGCGCTGGCGTCCGCCGTCCAGCAGGGCAAGGCGCTCTATGCCGGTATCTCCTCCTACAACGCCGAGCAGACCCGGAACGCGGCCGGAATCCTGCGCGCCATGGGCGTACCGGCCCTGATCCACCAGCCCTCCTATTCGATGATCAACCGCTGGACCGAGGACGACCTGCTGCTGGACACCCTCGAGGCCGAGGGCATGGGCTGCATCTCTTTTGCGCCACTGGCACAGGGCCTGCTGACGGACACCTATCTGCACGGCATCCCCGAGGGCTCGCGCGCCGCCCAGGGCAAGTCGCTGGACCCGGGTCTGCTGTCCGACGAGGTCGTCCGCCGGCTGCGCGGCCTGAACGACATCGCCGCCCGCCGCGGCCAGTCGCTGGCCCAGCTCGCCCTGCGCTGGGTGCTGCGCGACGGGCGGATGACCTCCGCGCTGATCGGTGCCAGCAGCGTCGCCCAGTTGGAGGCCAATATCGCGGCCCTGGACGCCCCCGGGATCACGGACGCCGAACTGGCCGAGATCGACGAGTTCGCCAGGACGACGGACGGCGTGAACATCTGGGCCCGGCGGTAG
- a CDS encoding FtsX-like permease family protein codes for MSPPRAPAGPARWARDLAMGMRFAAGSGREGWVRTALTAAGVALGVAVLLLGASVPGVLDSWHGREKARENVGQAHPPRAGDDTLRYATADTVFHGTPVRGRLVRPDGAHPPVPPGIDRLPAPGRMLVSPALEKLLDSPEGALLRPRLDYTVAGTIGDAGLLGPGELTYVARPAALAPADGYRIDHFGEDSGPPPMPASAVLLVIMTCVALLTPVLVFIGTSVRFGNERRERRLAALRLVGADVRTTRRIASGEALFGALLGLVAGGALFLAGRQLAPVVTLWDINVFPSDVTPGPLAAALIAVLVPAAAVVVTLFAQRGVTVEPLGVVRRRPPVRRRLWWRVALPAAGALLLVPLAGERPWTDTPWNTARLAAGSMLLLWGVTALLPWLVQAVVGRLHRGPVSWQLAVRRLQLSSASATRAVSGITVAVAGAIAIHMLMTGMQAGYAQAYAESGKLPRIGLWGNARDWPQTQRALTALRATPGVTAARGTVDALAGPPSGTGGDPAAAARTPIAVGSCAELRALARLDSCHDGEVFVTATGREATVPPGAPLDLHPPADADEWAPAGAHERVRPHPWTVPRSARTVSLLSPGRSSGRIVPDVLATPSALDIGALDTPTTDFTVDFDRGTADAVEHLRNTAARIDPTMHEFSAVDNPHDAQFSSIRAGLFAGAVVTLLLIGSGLIISTVEQLHERRRLLSVLDAYGTRRATLGRSVLWQTAVPVVLGLGLALGCGLALGTLLLTMIDHTVTVDWPVVAAMTGTGGAVILLVTALSLPALWRLMRPDGLRTE; via the coding sequence ATGAGCCCGCCGCGCGCGCCCGCCGGCCCCGCCCGGTGGGCGCGCGACCTCGCGATGGGGATGCGGTTCGCGGCCGGCAGCGGCCGCGAGGGCTGGGTCCGTACCGCGCTGACGGCCGCCGGGGTCGCCCTGGGCGTGGCCGTGCTGCTGCTCGGCGCGTCCGTGCCGGGCGTGCTGGACTCCTGGCACGGCCGGGAGAAGGCCCGCGAGAACGTGGGCCAGGCCCACCCGCCCCGCGCCGGCGACGACACCCTGCGCTACGCCACGGCGGACACCGTCTTCCACGGCACCCCCGTCCGCGGCCGGCTGGTGCGCCCGGACGGCGCGCATCCCCCCGTACCGCCCGGGATCGACCGGCTCCCCGCCCCCGGCCGGATGCTGGTCTCCCCCGCGCTCGAGAAGCTGCTGGACTCCCCCGAGGGCGCCTTGCTGCGCCCGCGGCTGGACTACACGGTGGCCGGCACCATCGGCGACGCCGGCCTGCTCGGCCCCGGCGAACTCACCTACGTCGCCCGCCCCGCCGCCCTCGCCCCGGCCGACGGCTACCGCATCGACCACTTCGGCGAGGACTCGGGCCCGCCGCCGATGCCGGCGTCCGCCGTGCTCCTGGTGATCATGACGTGTGTGGCGCTGCTGACGCCGGTGCTGGTCTTCATCGGCACCTCCGTGCGGTTCGGCAACGAGCGCCGGGAACGCCGGCTGGCCGCGCTCCGGCTGGTGGGCGCCGATGTCCGCACCACCCGCCGGATCGCCTCCGGTGAGGCGCTGTTCGGTGCGCTGCTGGGGCTGGTGGCCGGCGGGGCGCTGTTCCTGGCCGGGCGGCAGCTCGCCCCGGTGGTCACGCTGTGGGACATCAACGTCTTCCCCTCGGACGTGACGCCCGGCCCGCTCGCCGCGGCACTGATCGCCGTGCTGGTGCCGGCGGCGGCGGTCGTGGTGACGCTGTTCGCCCAGCGCGGCGTCACCGTCGAACCCCTGGGCGTGGTCCGCCGCCGCCCGCCGGTGCGCCGCCGGCTGTGGTGGCGGGTGGCGCTGCCGGCCGCGGGCGCCCTGCTGCTGGTGCCGCTGGCCGGGGAACGGCCGTGGACCGACACCCCGTGGAACACCGCCCGGCTCGCGGCCGGGTCGATGCTGCTGCTGTGGGGTGTCACCGCGCTGCTGCCCTGGCTGGTGCAGGCGGTGGTCGGCCGGCTGCATCGCGGCCCGGTGTCCTGGCAACTCGCCGTCCGCCGCCTCCAGCTGAGCAGCGCCTCGGCGACCCGCGCGGTCAGCGGGATCACCGTCGCGGTGGCCGGCGCCATCGCGATCCACATGCTGATGACCGGGATGCAGGCCGGCTACGCCCAGGCGTACGCGGAGTCCGGCAAGCTGCCGCGGATCGGCCTGTGGGGCAACGCCCGGGACTGGCCGCAGACCCAGCGGGCGCTCACCGCGCTGCGCGCCACCCCGGGGGTGACCGCGGCCCGCGGCACCGTCGACGCCCTGGCCGGCCCGCCGTCCGGCACGGGCGGGGACCCGGCGGCCGCCGCCCGCACCCCGATCGCCGTCGGCAGCTGCGCCGAACTGCGCGCCCTGGCCCGGCTGGACTCCTGCCACGACGGCGAGGTGTTCGTCACCGCCACCGGCCGCGAAGCCACCGTCCCGCCCGGCGCGCCCCTCGACCTCCACCCGCCGGCGGACGCGGACGAGTGGGCGCCGGCTGGGGCGCACGAGCGCGTGCGGCCGCACCCGTGGACGGTCCCCCGCAGCGCCCGCACGGTCTCGCTGCTCTCGCCCGGGCGCAGCTCCGGCCGCATCGTCCCCGACGTGCTGGCCACCCCGTCCGCGCTCGACATCGGCGCACTCGACACCCCCACCACGGACTTCACGGTCGACTTCGACCGGGGCACCGCGGACGCGGTGGAGCACCTGCGCAACACCGCCGCCCGTATCGACCCGACGATGCACGAGTTCTCCGCGGTCGACAATCCGCATGACGCGCAGTTCTCCAGCATCCGCGCGGGACTGTTCGCCGGCGCCGTCGTCACGCTGCTGCTGATCGGCTCGGGCCTGATCATCTCCACCGTCGAGCAGCTCCACGAGCGCCGCCGGCTGCTGTCCGTCCTCGATGCGTACGGCACCCGCCGGGCCACCCTGGGCCGGTCGGTGCTGTGGCAGACCGCCGTCCCGGTGGTGCTCGGTCTGGGCCTGGCGCTGGGCTGCGGGCTGGCCCTGGGGACGCTGCTGCTGACGATGATCGACCACACGGTGACGGTGGACTGGCCGGTGGTCGCCGCGATGACCGGCACCGGCGGCGCCGTGATCCTCCTCGTGACGGCACTGAGCCTGCCGGCGCTGTGGCGGCTGATGCGCCCGGATGGGCTGCGTACGGAGTGA
- a CDS encoding transglycosylase SLT domain-containing protein translates to MSRISVRGFAVASATAVTTVGAVVGVAAGNEPASVGNTEATAADATIADIPAGAQAQVQTASLTQQADDQSTQADTAALKSAQESARKAAAETAKSKKDAAEEAQAKKDADARKKKEQAASRSSSRDVSNLLGKSSYSVSETQAIARQMMAGDQFQCFSNIVDHESGWNYRATNAGSGAYGLVQALPGSKMSSAGSDWQTNPATQIKWGLNYMNDRYGSPCGAWSFWQANSWY, encoded by the coding sequence GTGAGCCGGATCTCGGTCCGGGGATTCGCCGTGGCATCCGCCACCGCGGTCACCACCGTCGGCGCCGTGGTCGGCGTCGCCGCGGGCAACGAGCCCGCCTCGGTAGGCAACACCGAGGCGACCGCTGCCGACGCGACGATCGCTGACATCCCCGCAGGCGCCCAGGCACAGGTGCAGACGGCATCCCTGACGCAGCAGGCGGACGACCAGTCCACCCAGGCGGACACGGCAGCCCTGAAGTCCGCACAGGAGTCGGCTCGCAAGGCAGCCGCTGAAACGGCGAAGAGCAAGAAGGACGCCGCAGAGGAGGCACAGGCCAAGAAGGACGCCGATGCGCGCAAGAAGAAGGAGCAGGCCGCGTCCCGCTCCTCCTCGCGTGACGTCAGCAACCTGCTCGGCAAGAGCTCGTACTCCGTCTCCGAGACCCAGGCCATCGCGCGCCAGATGATGGCGGGCGACCAGTTCCAGTGCTTCAGCAACATCGTGGACCACGAGTCCGGCTGGAACTACCGCGCCACCAACGCCGGCTCGGGCGCCTACGGGCTCGTCCAGGCGCTCCCCGGCTCCAAGATGTCCTCGGCGGGCTCCGACTGGCAGACGAACCCGGCCACCCAGATCAAGTGGGGCCTGAACTACATGAACGACCGCTACGGCAGCCCCTGCGGCGCCTGGTCGTTCTGGCAGGCCAACAGCTGGTACTAG
- a CDS encoding hydrogen peroxide-inducible genes activator, protein MATSVSGGGRPRQPSLAQLRAFAAVAEHLHFREAAAEIGMSQPALSGAVSALEETLGVQLLERTTRKVLLSPAGERVAARARTVLEAVGDLLEEAEAARAPFTGVLRLGVIPTVAPYLLPAVLRLVHDTYPDLDLQVHEEQTASLLEGLAQGRLDLLLLAVPLGVPQVTELPLFDEDFVLVAPKEHWLGGRGDIPRQALKELDLLLLDEGHCLRDQALDICREAGRDENTPVTTSAAGLSTLVQLVAGGLGVTLLPRTALRVETGRNDQLTTGYFADPAPSRTVALAMRTGGARQEEFGEFARALRGALRGLPVRIAKD, encoded by the coding sequence GTGGCGACATCGGTGAGTGGGGGCGGCCGGCCCCGCCAGCCCAGCCTGGCCCAGCTGCGGGCGTTCGCGGCGGTGGCCGAGCATCTGCATTTCCGCGAGGCGGCGGCCGAGATCGGGATGAGCCAGCCCGCGCTGTCCGGGGCGGTCTCCGCGCTGGAGGAGACCCTCGGGGTGCAGCTGCTGGAGCGTACGACGCGCAAGGTGCTGTTGTCGCCCGCGGGGGAGCGGGTGGCCGCGCGGGCCCGTACGGTCCTGGAGGCCGTCGGGGATCTGCTGGAGGAGGCGGAGGCGGCCCGCGCGCCGTTCACCGGGGTGCTGCGGCTCGGCGTCATCCCGACCGTCGCGCCGTATCTGCTGCCGGCCGTGCTGCGGCTGGTCCATGACACCTATCCCGATCTGGACCTCCAGGTGCACGAGGAGCAGACCGCCTCCCTCCTGGAGGGCCTGGCCCAGGGGCGGCTCGACCTGCTGCTGCTCGCCGTCCCCCTCGGCGTGCCCCAGGTCACCGAACTCCCGCTCTTCGACGAGGACTTCGTCCTGGTCGCCCCCAAGGAGCACTGGCTCGGCGGCCGCGGCGACATCCCGCGCCAGGCCCTGAAGGAGCTGGATCTGCTGCTGCTCGACGAGGGGCACTGTCTGCGCGACCAGGCCCTGGACATCTGCCGGGAGGCCGGCCGGGACGAGAACACCCCCGTGACGACCAGCGCGGCGGGCCTGTCCACGCTGGTGCAGCTGGTGGCCGGCGGCCTCGGGGTGACCCTGCTGCCGCGCACCGCGCTGCGGGTCGAGACCGGCCGCAACGACCAGCTCACCACCGGGTACTTCGCGGATCCGGCACCGTCGCGGACCGTCGCGCTGGCCATGCGGACGGGCGGGGCGCGCCAGGAGGAGTTCGGGGAGTTCGCCCGGGCGCTGCGGGGCGCGCTGCGCGGCCTGCCGGTGCGGATAGCGAAGGACTGA
- a CDS encoding dihydrofolate reductase family protein, producing the protein MRRLVYCIASTLDGFIAGPDGADPTGPDGFWPIPEDYVGHLATELPEILPVHARSALGVSADNIRFDTVLEGRRTYEIGLKAGLTDAYPHLRHLVFSRTMTQSPDPAVELVADDPVATVRALKAEPGKDIWLLGGSELAGVLYPEIDQLLLKLSPLTVGRGIPLFSPDTAFDPRTWELTEHTLLQSGAAFLTYTRPAAA; encoded by the coding sequence ATGCGCAGGCTCGTCTACTGCATCGCGTCCACGCTCGACGGCTTCATCGCCGGGCCCGACGGCGCGGACCCCACCGGCCCGGACGGCTTCTGGCCGATCCCCGAGGACTACGTCGGGCACCTGGCCACCGAACTCCCGGAGATCCTGCCCGTCCACGCCCGGTCGGCGCTCGGCGTCAGCGCGGACAACATCCGCTTCGACACCGTCCTGGAGGGCCGGCGCACCTATGAGATCGGCCTCAAGGCCGGCCTCACCGACGCCTACCCCCATCTGCGGCACCTCGTCTTCTCCCGCACCATGACCCAGAGCCCGGACCCGGCGGTGGAACTGGTCGCCGACGACCCGGTGGCGACGGTCCGCGCGCTCAAGGCCGAGCCCGGCAAGGACATCTGGCTGCTGGGCGGCAGCGAACTCGCCGGCGTGCTCTACCCGGAGATCGACCAGCTGCTCCTCAAGCTGAGCCCGCTCACCGTCGGCCGCGGCATCCCGCTCTTCTCCCCCGACACCGCCTTCGACCCGCGCACCTGGGAGCTGACCGAGCACACCCTCCTGCAGAGCGGCGCGGCCTTCTTGACGTACACCCGCCCCGCGGCGGCGTGA